CCGCAGGTCGACGCCCCCCTTCTGGTTGTGGGCGATCACGTTGGAGCTCAAGGTGATGCCGTAGCAGTCCCGGTCCAGAATGATGGCCGTGCCCCGGCACTCCTCGATCATGTTGCCCGAGACCACCGAACCGTAGGTCCGTTCGATGACCACGCCGTCGCCCAGGTGGTCGTCCAGGACGTTCCCCGTCATGCAGAGGTTGAAGCCGTTGATGAAGCGCAGCCCGTCGTGGTTCTCCTCGAACTGGTTGCCGTTCACCACCATGTCGTGGGCTCCCAGCACGTTCATCCCCGCCTTGCCGTTGTAGGTGATGATGGAGTTGACGATCCGGGGATCCTCGTAGCAGTCGATGAGGTTCATCCCGTGGCCGCCGTTGTGGTCGATGGAGAGCCCGTCGATGTAGATCTCGTTGGCCCCCTCCACCTGGAGGCCGTCTCCGCTGTCAGGATTTCCGCTGATGCGGAAGTCGGCCAGTTGCACCCGCCAGAGGCGCGCCTTGCGTTCCCGGTCCTGCTGCATGGAGCGGACGACGAACGCCGGTTTGCCTTGGGTGTTCTTGTTGATCAGGTGGGTCGCGGCGCCCGAGCCCACGACCCGGGTATTCTCCCGGGACAGGATCAGGGGCTGCTCCAGAGGGAAGTCTCCAGGCGGCAGCCGGACGATCCCGCCGGCCTCGGGGACCGCGTCCAGAGCCTCCTGCAGGGTGTCGTACTTGGCGGCGTCGACGACCGCGGCTGGTCCCTTCGGGGCCTCGCTTGGCCGGGCCTGTCCCCATGCCGCCAGCAGAAGAAACACGGCTGTTGCCAGGCATACGGGTGTTCGGGATGTCGTGCTGCTCCCGCGCATCATTTCTCCAGGAACTGGAAGGCGTTGAGCTTGGCGTTGCGCACGGTGAACCGGAGCTGCACCGGTTTCCCCGCCAGGTGCCCTACGTCGCTCTTGCCTCCCCAGGTCACCAGGTGCTTGCCGGTGGAATCCAGGTTGTCGGCGTCCTGAAGGGTGAATCCCTGGACCGGGGTATGGGCCGAGTCCAGGATCTCCACCTTGACCTCTGCCGGTCCCGCTCCCCAGGTGTGCTTGGCGGCCTGCATGCTCACGTAGAGGCGGTTCCCCGTGAACGTGATGACGCGCGTCAGCACCTTTCCGGGATCCAGCTTGCCGGCGATGAGGGAGACGAAGCCGTCCTCGGGAAGGGTGGCCAGGCCGATGGCGAAAACCTGCGTGTCGCCCCGGTCGTAGAGCGGTTCGGGGCCTCTCCAGTTGCCGCCCGAATAGTAGAACCAGATCCGGCCGTTCTGGAAGAAAGGATTTCGCAGATAGAGGGTGGTCTCATCGAAATCCCCGGTGTCTCCGAGTTTGACGAAGGCTTCCCGGAAAGGGCGCTGATAGGTGACGCCGTCGCGGCTGAACGCCAGTTGGGGATAGTGAAGACCCTCGGTGGTCTGGAAGATCCAGGGGACGCCGATGTAGACCCCTTCGTAGGTGAAGGCCGGGAAGGCGTAGAACTCGGCGTCCGGCGCATCCCGGTCATCGGGGATCATGATGGTCTCCACCTCCGACCAGCGGATGAAGTCCGGACTCTCGGAGCGGCCCGTGATCCGTTTCCCCAGGGGGCAGCGCCGGTGCAGGCAGCTCTCGATGTGGGTCACGTAGACCCCCTTGATGGGATCCCAGCCCATGAAACTGTTGGGTCCCCAGCGGCCCTGCTTGTCGGAGATGTCCATCTCCTGGTTCTCGGGCGCCGTGGTCCACTGGATCCCGTCGGGGGAGTGGTAGAGGTTGATCCGGCCAAAATGGTAGCCGTGGAACTTGTAGTCGTCGGCTGCCGACTTGTAGCGGCGCGAGGGGTCCTTCTCGTTGGGATCCAGCATGTTGGGAAAGCGGGTTCCCGGGGGCAGGATGTTGTTGTTCCGGGATCCCTGGAATTCCACCTTGCCCAGGTTGGGTTTCTCCCAGTTGAACCCGTCCTTGGAGGTGGCGAAACAGAAGGCCATTTGGGAGCCGTTGGGATCGTTGAAATAGTGGTACGGGTCCGGAACCCGCTCCCTCGCGTACCCGTCGCCGTCCCGGCTCCATTGGGTCCGGTAGCCGTCGCCGGCGTCCTTGGTTCCCCTGAATTCGGTGTAGGAGGTGTACCACATCTTGAACAGGCCGTCCTTGGGGTCGTAGAGCACCTGGTTGCAGCGCAGGTAGTTGCTCTCCCAGGGCCGGTCGGCTTCGATGATGGGGTTGTTGGGCGCCTTGACCGCCGGGTTCAGCATGCGCTTGACGTGGTCCATCCGGTGGATGATGTAGTCGTCGATGAACAACTGTTTCTGACTGCCGATATGGGTGAGAGCGGCGCTGTCTCCGGGCGGAGCGGCGTGCGCCTGAGGCCATGCGAGCAGACAGAAAACCAGGGCGATTCCCGCGACTCTGGCGGCCGGGAACGCTGCAACGATTGAAGTCATTTTACGGGCTCCTTTCCAGTGGTCCGATCCGGTCGAAACTATCCAAAGGGCCGGAGAGAGTCAATCTTCCGAAACCGTCGCGGGGGTTCGGCGGCCATCTGCCCCGTGGGCGCGGTGAATGGCGATCAGCCAGAGTGCTCCTGCCAAAATCAGGAGTCCGCCCAGCAGTTGCCGGGAACTCAGCCCCTGCTCCGGCAGAAAGATCAGTCCCAGAGGGAGTACGAAAAGCGGCTGCAGGGTCATGACCATGGCGGTGCGGGTCACGTCCCAGAAGCGGTAGGAGTGAAACAGCAGCGTGTATCCGACGAAGGGACCCAGAAACGCTCCGAACAGTGTCATCCCCCAGTAGAAGGGAGCGACGTCGAAGCGGGCCTCTCCCGGACCCGCGACCCACAGAAACATCATCGCCGACGCGATGGCCGCCCGGTAGAAGACCATGATGCCGGGGTGGACTCCCGCCACCAGGTTCTTGCCCAGGACGAACTGCAACGACATGGTCAGGGAGGCCAGCATCACCAGCAGGACGCCCAGTCCCACTTCCTGCCAGACGCCGGCGGTGCTCAGGCTCCCGCCCACGATCATGACTCCGATGGCCAGTCCCTCGCGGAACTGGAGCCGCTCACCCAACAGGAGACCGGCCAGCAGGATGGTCAGGGCCGGTTCGAACCGTCCCAGGAACGCGGCGAACGGGGCGTCGAGCAGGTCCAGACTCCACCAGAACAGGATCATCTGCAGCCCGGTGAGAACGCCCAGGGCCAGAACCCGCCCCCAGACCGCCCGGGGCAGCCTCAACTGGCGGGTGCGTCCCGTCGCCAGGACGGCCGCCAGAGTGTAGACGGCGGCCGCCGTGATCCAGACCAGGCTGAAGCTGTCGGGACCGAAGCCGGTGACGCCGAGTTTTCCCGTGATGTAGTTGACGGACACGCACAGGCAGGCCAACAGCGCGAGAGTCAGACCCTGCATGACGTTGTGGGAACGGAACGGGCGTAGCTCAGAACTGCCCCAGGTAGCGGTCGACCTCCCACTGGGAGACCGAGTCGTGGTAGGCCTTCCACTCCTCGCGCTTCATCTGGACGTAATATTCGCCGTAGGGGGACCCCAGGGCTCCAAGGACCACCGGATCCTGCTCCAGGGCGTCGATGGCGTCCGACAGGTTTTCGGGCAAGAGATCGATCCCCTCGGCCCTCAACTGCTCCCGGGGGACCTCATACAGGTTGCGGTCGTTTCGGGTGCCGGCCGGCAGCTCGTGCTCGATCCCGTCCAGGCCCGCGGCCAGCATGACGGAGGCGGCCAGATAGGGGTTGGTGGCGCCGTCCACGGTCCGGTTCTCGATGCGCCCCGCATCCGGGATCCGGATCATCTGCGTCCGGTTGCTGGCCCCGTAGGTGACGAACACGGGAGCCCAGGTCGCCCCCGAGCGGGGAGCGCCCCGGATCAGCCGCTTGTAGGAATTGACGATGGGTGCGGTCACCGCCGTCACGGCGCGGGCGTGCTTCTTGAGTCCTCCGATGAAGTGGTAGGCGAGTTGGGAGAGCCCGTTTTCGTCCGATTCATCCAGAAACAGGTTCTCG
Above is a genomic segment from Acidobacteriota bacterium containing:
- a CDS encoding right-handed parallel beta-helix repeat-containing protein, which gives rise to MMRGSSTTSRTPVCLATAVFLLLAAWGQARPSEAPKGPAAVVDAAKYDTLQEALDAVPEAGGIVRLPPGDFPLEQPLILSRENTRVVGSGAATHLINKNTQGKPAFVVRSMQQDRERKARLWRVQLADFRISGNPDSGDGLQVEGANEIYIDGLSIDHNGGHGMNLIDCYEDPRIVNSIITYNGKAGMNVLGAHDMVVNGNQFEENHDGLRFINGFNLCMTGNVLDDHLGDGVVIERTYGSVVSGNMIEECRGTAIILDRDCYGITLSSNVIAHNQKGGVDLRDAWGCAVSANTFTLIPKQSIRVGPKAGRIAITGNAFSNSYLGGKTKYHERHDTEWPNVTLGSGILLEGTSDIAITGNSFTGLQENAVQTVGECQRITITGNVATDLGRSGSQKVPAFDVQNVRGLVRGNNAVDD
- a CDS encoding DMT family transporter; translation: MQGLTLALLACLCVSVNYITGKLGVTGFGPDSFSLVWITAAAVYTLAAVLATGRTRQLRLPRAVWGRVLALGVLTGLQMILFWWSLDLLDAPFAAFLGRFEPALTILLAGLLLGERLQFREGLAIGVMIVGGSLSTAGVWQEVGLGVLLVMLASLTMSLQFVLGKNLVAGVHPGIMVFYRAAIASAMMFLWVAGPGEARFDVAPFYWGMTLFGAFLGPFVGYTLLFHSYRFWDVTRTAMVMTLQPLFVLPLGLIFLPEQGLSSRQLLGGLLILAGALWLIAIHRAHGADGRRTPATVSED